TTATTGAGTGCCACACAGAGGAAATTTTGTGCTTTGAATTGCAGTCACTATTATTCACTTGTACGGTTAGCGCTTGTATACCGCTGTTGAAACTGGACACTGAAATAAGCCTTTTTGTTTATCTTGAGCAGGGCATTCAGTGTTTCTGAGCTCAGGAAGAAACTATGTGGTAAGAATTATTCTGTCGACACAGTCGACTCTGTGATTGCTGATTTCAAGTCAAGGTAAGACTCCCGTTGGATATCCTGACATGAAAATGTGAATAATAGTCATGCATTGGATCATCGTCATAGTTGAATCACTATTCACTAGCATATTATGCAGAATCATTTTCACGATCATTATGTGGAATAAATTTGCATGCCTTCTTTGTTCCTGAAGGGGTCTGTTGAATGATGGTTATTATGCGGAATCATTTTCACGATCCCGGTGGCAGTCATCAACTTGGGGTCCAAGGCGTATAAAGCAGGTAGTCTTTTCTCGCATCTTCTCTCCCAAATGATACATTCGGTGTCCCATTCCTGATTTTTTCACTGAAATCCTCTGTAATTATAATTGTCATGTATAGTTGTCGAAACACTTCCCGTTGACATTAATTTTTATGCTTACTTTCATGGAGATGTTGCGATCATTCATCAAGCATCTCATGTTTATTTTCACACCAATCAGGCGCTTCGCCAGAAAGGGGTGCCAGAGGCCGAAGTGGACCAGGCGACGAGGAGCGTGTTCCAGGACGACCGTGGTGACGAAGACCAGGCCTCACATGGCCTCTCAGAAGCTTCCATGGATCATCTCTTTGCTCAGGCCTCGAAGCAGTGGCTGCGAGGGAGCAGCTTGCCCCTGGAGAAGCGGCGTGCGCGCATCGTGAGGTGGCTTCAGTACAGAGGGTTCAGCTGGGGCGTGACCAACTCCATTATCAGGAAGCTGGAGGCACAGCACCCCCCCTGACCTTAGCCTTCTGCTCTACATTGTTTTCGTTGTAAGTTAGTGCGGTGTGGCAAGTATCTGCTGCTAGAAGCAACCTCTGTCTGCTCAATCTGGTTCCTGATTAACATGATATTGATATAATGATTGCTTTGCACCCTTCTTCATATTACCATGACATCATAATTGGAGATTAGCTGGGAACACCTGATGCACGTGGAATCAGCGAATCGCGCATGATGAACAGCGTAGATGCAAGGTGAAATATAAGAATGTCATTGTTCATGCATATTTATCCGTACTTTGATAACAGTGGCTGAATGCCTGCATCATGTTCTCTCACGGCACCCATCACGTTTTCAACTGATTTTTGCATGAAATTTTGATAACAGTGAACTCGGAATACAGTGTGCACCATGAACGGCAGACTCTTACCACCAAACTTACACAGATATACTATGGGGCCGCAAAAACAGAATTGCGACAAGATAAGGCCACAGAATGTGAATTCCTCCACTAAACGGAGCATGAGAAAGTTCTAACTGTATATTCACTGTAGCCATCCATCTAGCATAAAATCTAAATAGAAAAGTAACAGGTTACGGTACATTTACAACACTACATTGGAAGAACTGTATTGGTGCCTCGCTGCCCGGACACACTGCTTGATGCTCCTCGGTTCGTCGGTTATGATAGGCGGTCCTGGAAAGCGCAAACGCATCAGGAATTGCATCCAAGCATCTTCTTTAGCAATGACCAAGGCTGATAAAGAGGAATATAGCAGGTTAAAGTTAGGGATACCTGTACAGTCGGGCCAGTATACATGCCAGGGCGCATGTTAATGTACACAGGTGAGTTTATGGCTTCAATCCAGGCATAATTATCTGGGCTGTCAACTGTCTTTGCGCGTCCGCTTGCTGCAGTTGTGCACCACACGAATCATGAGAAAATAGAAGATGCAAGAGCAGACTGGGAATTAAGAGTATCCAGACAAGATGAAAAACCATCAACAGCTCTAGGATGTTGGGATACTACAATCGGATAGTTTCTCAAACTGGGAATGAACAAACAGAACATAGAAGAAGGTTGGTTGGAGTACCTAAATCACCAAACCTATGAGTTATGACACTAAACGGCAAAAACAACATGTTTTGGCAAATTATAGTCGATATACCTCAGCTTGCTACTATAGGTAGGATCAGCATGCATTCCCCAGTGTGGCAGGTAAGTGATGCTTGGCATGAGCAGACCTAACCTAACCACCAAAGTTGGCAATCTTGCTCACACCGAAGGGTAACGTATGGTCCTGTAGATCTATATGTACTCCATGCCATGTGCATACCCATACCGAGAGCCACTTCTGGAAATAGTAGGCTGTTGAATTTGCTAAGGACCCTAAAATGGATATGTTCAGTGCTCCTCTTAGGGTGTTTCTGTGCTACTTAAgccaaaagaaaaaacagaaactataaACTATGGGAAAACGTTTTTTGTTGAAAACCTGTACACAATACACATCTTCCATGACTCAAAATATCAAGATATAACAGGATTTACAActcgagaaacaaaaaagacaaatctaacTGTGCATAGTACACAACTCAATTTTGTTGTGGACAGTATATGTCTGGTACTATTCACCATCtaatttccttttttgtttctttatCTAAGAACTGAGTTTTCATATAAAATTTTGAGGCATGGTAGATGCATCTTGCATCAACGTTTCAGAAATAAAATCAGACTTTTTATAATCTTTTGGATATAGTTTTACATGTAGATAGCACAGAAGCACCATAAGAAGGAGCAAGGGCCATGTTTCAGTGTCCAGGGTCATTTAAATGCTCCAAATACAGATTACAATTCCATTAAAGAGTTTGTACAGATGAGCCACCATACTGGTGTTTGCTACATCCAGTCTCTGATTCAAAGTGAAATCAACTGATCGTTTGCTGCCATCCTGTAACATCACTTCCATACAACATAATCCTAGAAAACCAAGAGTGATCTCACACCTACACTAGTACTTTCATGGGCAAGGGTGTGACCAAATCAATCAGTTGCATTGTTTCCCTATACCAAGGTTCCCGCCTTTTCATAAACAAGATGTACGAGGCAATTATTGTTTCTAGGATCATCAAACTAAAAGGCACACTAACAAATAATATATGCTTCCAGAGATAAATATCTCTCATGGATGATGCGTAGCTACTACCGAAGAGTGAATTTAGTTAAGGAATTAGCAATGATCTCGCCATGAGAACAAAGATGCGTTATAATGAAAAGGAGGAGTTTCACTTACAGAAGCTAGAAAACGGATAATCATTAAAATAGGTGCAAATTCGACCAGCATCTTCAGCATATGGTGGGGCAAGTACATCAAGAACAGCACAAGAGGCAACTGAAGTGAAGGAGTGTAGGTTCCCGCCACTTTGGGGATACAGAACGGTAGTTGGACATGGAGCAGTAAGAACATCATCTGCATGTAACTTGGCCAGTCTCACTGCATATGAGTAATAAACAAATTAAATTATTTCAGGCTAGCAATACCCCTTTTGAAGATCAGACTTTGAAATATGATGAACACGTGGAAACAACCACTCTAAAATGATTTGAACACTGGTAAGTCATAACTAACATATGTCAGCGGTCTGCCCGTCAAAAAACCCAATAAAAAAGAACTAACAGATTTAGGTGACGAAATGCAGTGGTATTGGACCATTGGTACTACAACACAGGTACCGTTGACCAGTGTTCATTAGTTTGCTACTTGGAAAGTGGAAACCAAGCAGAAGAAACATTATACTGTAAGAAATAAGGACCGAACACAGACTCTGCATGCAGTATTTATAACTGACAAGGTATGAAATAAGCAAAATAAATATTGAACTTGAAGTAGAGCAAAAAAATAACCTTGTCGATTACTCGCTACAACAGTAGGCTCTACCCAGTCATATGATTTCACATGCATCGAACCATATAGGATTTTGCTCAGTACAGTCATTCCTGGATGATCATGAAGAGGAATGACCGCTGAAGTTGGCAAGCAGAATATTCCAATCTGCATAAACACATAGAAAACACCCAAAAAAAATGTTAATGCCCCCTACAAGCTATTACTAGCAGGTGCCCTGTAGTATCCCCGTAGTAAAAGAGTTGTGATCAAGCAAAGATGAAAAAAATGTAGAAGAAACTACAATATGAAACTATAGGTTCGTTGAAAAGATAAGATAGTTTGTCAAAGCTGATGGCGGAGTCACAATGGTAAACATGGTCAGTTATTACACAAGTTAATAGTAGGTTGTGTGCCTCAACAAATAAATATGGCTAATAAACTACTCCGAAGTGGATATGTACTTACTCTGACTATTAGAAAGGGATAGAGCATCTAACCAACAGTATACTGGAAATCTAGAACAGGCTTGATATCCTCGACAAGCATTTGCTTGTTCACAAAGCAGCAATGAGGTCACAATCAACACTACTCTCGTCGGAAATTCGAACGATTGTCGGCATGTATGGATCTATGTCACAAATTGAGCCATCTGTCTCAAAGCAATGGTTGTCTGGCGAGTGGTGATTGCAGTGGCAGGATAACCAAGAGCGCTTACAGAGAAGGCGTCGCACTCGTAGACGTGCAGGTAGGTGATGGGCTGCGCCCACCTGGCCGCCCTGGCCGCGCCCTTGACGAAGGTGGAGTCGAAGAACccgtgcccgccgccgccgtccccgagGCTGTCGTCCCTGAGCCCGACGTCCGCGGGGCTGATAGTATCTGCACATAACCGACCGCGCACATTGAGAGGCAGAGACTAGGCGGGCATGGATGGACAGGGCGGCCATGGGTAGGCAGatggagaaggggaggaggaggagggccgggggTTACCCATGAGGGAGGATATGGCGCGGACGGCGCTGGCCGGCggaggggcggccggggcggcggcggaggagggggagggggaggggaaggtgCGCCTGCAGAGGTCGTAGAGGGCCTGCACCCGCGACGACTGCGCCCGCGCGGGCGCGCCCCACGCCATTGGGTCGGAGCTGGGGCGCGCAGGCGGCGCTTGGATTGGATGTACCCggccggcggcgagcgcggcggggAGACGGCGAAGGGGGTCGGGTGGTCTGGTCTCGGGGGGAAACGATACGATAACGAGCGGTTTTTCTGGTGGGTGCGGCGTGCTGCGGGCGGCGCCCACTGTTTGGCCTTTTTCTGGTTTCGTGTGCTCCCGAGCGCCCTCCATCCATCTCGAGGTGACAAATCTCAGCAAACACTTCAAAAAAAGGTTGTGCGTCTCCGCTTCAAATGTGGACCGGCAAAAGTGTTTCCTTCCTGTGCCACTTCAAACGGCCTTGTTCTCCGGTTACCAAAAGTTTCCTTGTCGATGGACACCACAGCACATTGAATACACACGTTGTGGAGAGTCACTATGATTTCATACATCTTAAAATCTCTCTCGgcaataagagcatctacagccagacgCTCCAAACCCGTCTTAGGTGACCGGACGGACGACCCGGTCACTGACTGGTCGCAAAAATTCAACCGAGAcgagcacccctcatatccagcctaaatatgAGGCAGATATAGGGGCGTCCGGGCGCATCCACCACGCCGGACACGGCCCAGGCTGGCCCACCAAACCCCACATATGCTACTCCTCGTCTGCTCGCCGGGCCAAACTCTAACCACTTCAGTTCACTCCTCTCCGACACCCAAGCTCCCATTCGACGATCTCGGGCCTTCTTCGGCATGGCCGGCAGCAGATTCGAGTGCTTCACCTCCAGATCAGTTgaccccgagctcatcccacgcggccccgaggaggagatggtcgTTCGGCTTCCGCTCCACGGCTCCCGGGAGGAGGCCCGTGCGAGGCAGCGCTTGGACTCCTTCcgtcgggaatccattgcgtccgcccaaGTGGCGCATGGATCCGGCACTAGGTGTGCCGTCACTGCCTCACCAGAAGTGGTGCGGCCCGTCTGGCATCCGAATGCGGTGGCGGACTTGCAACCCCTCCGTTGGCACGCTGAGGCCATCATCCGATGCAAACATGACGCGGTGTGCCCCGTCGTGCGAGGCGGCGGCAGCCCTCGTGGGggtggacgtcggcgaggcggagTCACATTCTCCGACGCCCCGTATGGTGCACCAGTTCGGGCGCCGTAACCGCGTCGTGGTGGATGTTGTCGGCTCGCCCCAggacggatccatcatcgatctgacgTCCACCAGCACCGTCCGGGTTCtgggctccgacgaggaagagtaggggcATGGGAGATGGCGTCGCCTTGAGTCCCAtgagccggctcgtgtcccatgccctaaCCTACCTTGCCGGCGACTGGACAAACACTCTGGGGAGCACCGCCGGACGTGGGCACGGCAGAACCGGGCGAGATCCCGCTTAGATTAGGTTTCACGTTGCATGTAATACtatggatttgaggtttctaatttgAGATGTCCGGTTATAGAATCAAATATTGAGGCATGACCGACCACTGTCCACGGACACGTCCGCGGGCATTTGAGGGGTCAGATTTGCCAAGTTCGGCTATAGATGCCcttagaattgagacttataaagaaaataaagttttaagataagccctataaaccagaaaggagggagtattttcAGTATAGATATCTGGCGAACGTTCGCTGGGGCTAGGATCCCGGCAAACACCCATGGATTTGACGGTGGTAATTTTGTAAAATGACAACCCTAGGCAGATAAAATGCCATCCGGGATGTTCGCACTTGTCATCTCTCCTCGTGACCGTTGACCAGGGATTGGGGTCCTTTATCTTTTAGAAACAGATTAGGGAAAGCAGACCTCACAACCACAGATATGTGTACTCACTTCTATGAATACACACATGTACCATGGAGTGTGTTTGAACCTTGTGATTTTTATCCACATCCTTGGGATCTGGCTTTTAGACTTTAGGATGATGGAGCTGGGCTTAGTTGGTTTTGTGGGTCATTGGTCGGTATATGGCCGATAGCCCATGTGAGCTATTGGGGCTGATGACTCTGTGCCTTTGTCCATTTGGTCTGTAATAGGTCATATGTGCCGTTATCCCTAAAAAAGGTCATATGTGTCGtcagtttttaaattttagtaGTTAGACAATGTGGTTGTTGTTAATAGAATTCAAAGAGGGGGCCCTCCTTGTACAAAAAAACACAGTTTCTTTACCATCATATATCATGTTCATTGTGAATGTGTCCTACAATATGCATCACAATGAAACTACCATCCCTGATTCATCCAATGGCATGTACATCAAACATCAAACGAAGCAATCGCTACAATGACATATGAGGCAAGAATGTCGTCAATTTCGTCGAACGGGACCTAGACATGCCCGGTGCCAGCGCATCCCGACGTTGTCCGCTCCCTTTGGAGTTGTGGAGAGTTGTACACCGTGTTGCGGCCCCGTCCTCTTTCGTCCACGTCCAGCCATCCGGAATGCCTGCCCGCTGGGAGGCTGGAACGGAGTTTGGCTCGGACGACGGCTAGTTCCTTCTCGCGGTTGTGGAGGTGGTAGCCGGGCCGGACGTGCCCAAGTCCATTCACCGGCCTTGTCCGGTTGCGTAGGTGCAATGCGTTTTCGAATGGACTACTTTCAGGGTGTTTTTTAATGGATGAAAACAAATTCGAGAAGTTCAATTTAAGAGTTTGGCTTTTCAGGGTTTAAATTTTGAGAGATCCAGTGTGATGGTAGTTCCAACAATTGCTTCCGGCCATTTCAGCCTCCTCGTTCGTTTCCTCCCACGCACCGGTCTCTGGTTTATCGAGGTCGTTCATTTCCCGGCCGGTCGGTTTGCCCAGCCAGGCGACGGCGACCAACCACACCCCGTTCCGTTCCAAACGCGCCGAAAACGTAACGGAATCCGCTGCCCCCCGCTCCCCTCCCCTCCGTTCCGTTCCGTTCCGTCACCCCCGGCGTCGTGCTCCCCCGTTTCGTCGCGGGTGGGCCCCGCCGGCCCGCCGACTCCGTCCAAAAAGAGAGAGGGCAGAGAGCCCAGCGACCCCAGAGGAATTCGAGATTTCTCCCCCCACACCCCCGGCCGGATCCCCGCCCCCTCCGATCCCGGCGATGGACGTCAACATGCGCGAGCTGGCGGCGCGGCtgacggcggcggcgtcggcgggggcgcgcgcggcggcggccgccgcccgcCCCACCAGCCCGTCGCGCCCCCGCACCCGGCCGCGGGGCCTCGACGAGGAGACCTGCGCcgccacgcccgccccctcggccgcggccgcgccgcccgccgacgtCCCCATGGACGCCGACGTCTGGGCGGCGCTCCCGGacgacctgctcctcgaggtgctCGCCCGGGTCCCGCCcttcctcctcccgcgcctccGCGCCGTCTCCCGCCGCTGGGCCGCCACGGTGCCGCGCGGCCCGGCCTTCCTCGCCGcgcacgccgccgcgccctcccacGGGCCCTGCGTGCTCGCCTTCGCGCGGGGCGGACCGGCCCCCGCCCACTGCGCCGCGCTCAGCCTGCCCCTCCGCGCGCGCTACCGGCTGCCCCTCGCCTTCCTCCCCGCCTGGGACCTCTGGCTCGTCGGCTCCTCGGGGGGCCTCGTCTGCTTCTCCGGCTTCGACGCCTCCTCCGTCTTCCGCACCCTCGTCTGCAACCCGCTCACGCAGGCCTGGCGGGTGCTCCCGGAGATGCATCACAACCAGCAGCGCCAGCTCGTGCTCGCCGTCGACAGGAGGCTCCGCTCCTTCAAGGTCATTGCCACCAGCGATGTCTACGGGGAGACACTCCCCACCGAGGTCTACGACTCCAAGGCGGACAGATGGTCCGTGCACCAGATGATGCCCGCCGAGAACCTCTGCTCCTCCAAGATGGCCTTCTGCGACTCCCGGCTGTACCTGGAGACGCTCTCGCCGCTCGGGCTCATGATGTACAGAGTGGATGCGGGCAAATGGGAGCATATACCAGCGAAATTCCCCCGGTCGCTGCTCGACGGGTATCTCGTCGCCGGAGCTCGCAAAAGGTTGTTCTTAGTGGGGAGGATCGGGCTTTACAGCACCCTGCAGAGTATGAGGATCTGGGAGCTGGATCATGGCAGGACTGTCTGGGTGGAAATAAGCAGGATGCCGCCCAAGTACTTTAGAGCTCTGTTGAGGTTGTCTGCTGAGAGATTTGAGTGCTTTGGGCAGGACAACCTCATTTGTTTCACCTCGTGGAACCAGGGCAGAGGTCTCCTATACGATGTTGACAAGAAGGCTTGGTCGTGGATTGCTGGCTGCGCAAGCCAATTGTGCAATACCCAGTTCTGCTTTTATGAGCCAAGATTTGACACATCGATCTATTGATGGTTGAGCTGCATTGCGAAGATTTCAGCTCAGATGCTTTTAGGTTTGGAGTTCGGCATCCAGATGCCTGTTTGATGTTCTATTGGATCATTCCTGTTAGCTGTATCAATTGTCAAGTGCTAGGTGAATAGTGTCTTCTTTGAGCCAATAATTTAGAGCATTTCTAGTACTTGACTTGAGCCACCAATTTTCTCAAGTCATGCCATCGGAGATCCTTCACTACTCCAGCAATTAGAAGTATCGTTACAAATACAATTGGAGGTCCGCCTGTTCCCATTACCATTTTTTTAGCAAACAGTGACTTGTAAGTGGTTACATTTCCATATCTGAAATGAAAAGGATCTCGTGCTGTTTTATCCGAATAGTGTTTGATTTGTATTTTCTTTTAAGTTAAAAACATGAGTTCACTTGATCTGTGATGGCAGTTAACCATATGAGTGAGCATATGATACCTGAATGGTTTCATTGGAATATCAACCATATGGTGTATCGGTTCTTTTGACATAGAAAACAGTCTAGTCCTTCTCAGCTTTGATATGCATACCTGTAACAGAATGAGGCAACATGTTTTTGTTTTGTATGCATGACTACATGGTGAACTGAGTCCTCCTGAATAGATAGACTGACTTCATTTAAACTCAGTGTGTGGTTTAGTTGTTTGCCAGTGATTCCACAAAGGCATTATAAACAGCGTCCTTAATTAGCTATACATTTGCCCAGCTAATCAACTGAACACTAGCAAATGTTCACAACTTTTCTGCATCCACAAATATACCCCTGAATGTGAATGTTCCATTGACATATGAAGGTTGCAGCTTTCAGAGTCTAGGATCATCACTCGAAAGCCAAAATCACACTCTCCTATTTGCGTAGTATCAATATTCCACTGACATATACAGGTTACAGCTTTTAGGTTCACTATGATCATCTACTCCAAAGCCCAAAGCACACTTTCGAATTTGTGTAGTATTAACTGAAATTGCTTCTGCAGTTTGTGTAGTATTAACTAAAACCACAACAAAAATTATGAGGTGGAGGGAGTATAAGAGTGCTGAATGCCTGCCCTGGAATCCAAGACACTTTTTTTAGAGAATCCAAGACACTTTACCTGTACTACGTAAGCACTTTCTTAAGCTGTTACTTCCTGTGAGAGTGACATGGCCAAAGAAATGGAGATAATGTCTTCTAGGAGACAAGATTGTTTTAGCATGACCTTTGTCAATCTTTTGTTTTATTGCTTGGTACTCTGGATAGTAAGTGATCCACTTAGTGAGATGTTGAATTGAGCCCTCCTTAATAGGTAGGATGACTTCATATATGCTCAGTGTGGTTTAGTTATTTGCCAGTGATTCCATAAAGGCATTATAGATGGTGTACTTAATTAGTTATGCATTTTACCAGCTAATCAACCGAACACTACCAAATGTTCACAACTTTTCTGCACCCACAAATCAACCCCTGACTTGAGAATGTTCCACTGACATATGAAGGTTACAACTTTCAGGTTCACTAGGATCATCTGCTCCAAAGCCAAAAGCACATTTCCAATTTTGTTGCATCAATATTCGACTGACATATGCAGGTTACATCTTCCATGTTCCTAGGGTCGTCTGCTCGAAAGCTCAAAGCACATTTTCCAATTTGTGTAGCACTTACTGAAATTGCTTCTGCAGTTTGCTATGCGAAACAGTATAATACAGACATGATGCATTATCAGTTGTTGAAAAAAAATCAAGTATATGAGTGTACAATGCCTGCCCTGGAAATCAATAGACACTGTACTTGCACTACTTAGGCCTCTCTTAGGGCATGCACAATGGTGCTGTCTTAGATGTGTGCCATGTAGGATAAATGCTGAGGTGGAggagagaaatcataagaaaaagCATACCTTTTCTATGCCTCACCACATTTTTAGGGATATCTAGTTATAGGAGATAAGACTAAGAAATGACCCATTGTACAACATTTTTTATTGTCTTCTCTAGATTACATGGCAGGCTTAAGATAAGGTTGTCTTATCAACCATGGTACATGCCCTTAAACTGTTGTTTATTGTGAGAGTGACATGGCCAAAGAAATGGTGATAATGTCCTCCAGAAGACAAATTTGTTCTGGCATGACCTTTGTCAATCTTTTGTGTTATTGCTTGTGTTCTGGACGATATGTGTTCCACCTAGTGAGATGTTGAATTGAAGGCTTTCGATAATACTTTGGCTACTAAAATACATTCGGTTGCTGGCTTGCTGCTTTATGATGCTGGATGAAGGCAAAGTTATCCTGTAGAGTAGTAAATAATTGCATATGGTAAGATGGACAACATTATGTAAGTGCAGATCTGCCTTTCCACTTCATTTGCTAAAAACATAAACCAGCCACCTGTTTGCTTTAGACTAACTTCTCGGAGTTTGGTAGCTAGCTCTCATGTAAGATTGTAACGCTGGTGCCAGTGTTTGGATGAGATTATTATTTGGTCCAATGCTGCATATGTGTTGGCACATATTCCATATACTTGGTTTATAGGCTAAAATTTTCGTTATTTTAGGGAACAGCGAACTCTTCTGATCTTCCCAGCTAGTACTTTATAGCAGGGATGTTTTTGACATCAGTCAAGCTGTTGATTGAGAAACAGAGTTGCCAAGTTGTACTGCTATGCATGTTGGCACTATGTTTGAGGGCTGGTTGATAGTGCTATGTCTGTAACAGGTCAGCCATCATGATTGCACGACTGCTGATATTCAATTCGTTGCAAGATCTACTTTATGTTCCCTCTTACTTGCTTCGATTGCAACTTATCAAGAATGAGCAGTGTCCATGGTCAACAGCCAGGTGATTGTTTGTTTATTTTATTTGTTGG
This region of Triticum aestivum cultivar Chinese Spring chromosome 2D, IWGSC CS RefSeq v2.1, whole genome shotgun sequence genomic DNA includes:
- the LOC123055075 gene encoding regulatory protein RecX — protein: MAALAASRRLLLMLRPELEPCLHSRALNPYSGRARWAGGLRRAPPLVSCRRGFSDEGGAYAAKNNAPDEQFLQLSLDEGEGDDVVPGISESVVKDAKKSAIELLAVRAFSVSELRKKLCGKNYSVDTVDSVIADFKSRGLLNDGYYAESFSRSRWQSSTWGPRRIKQALRQKGVPEAEVDQATRSVFQDDRGDEDQASHGLSEASMDHLFAQASKQWLRGSSLPLEKRRARIVRWLQYRGFSWGVTNSIIRKLEAQHPP
- the LOC123055077 gene encoding plant cysteine oxidase 3, with amino-acid sequence MAWGAPARAQSSRVQALYDLCRRTFPSPSPSSAAAPAAPPPASAVRAISSLMDTISPADVGLRDDSLGDGGGGHGFFDSTFVKGAARAARWAQPITYLHVYECDAFSIGIFCLPTSAVIPLHDHPGMTVLSKILYGSMHVKSYDWVEPTVVASNRQVRLAKLHADDVLTAPCPTTVLYPQSGGNLHSFTSVASCAVLDVLAPPYAEDAGRICTYFNDYPFSSFSSGRAKTVDSPDNYAWIEAINSPVYINMRPGMYTGPTVQDRLS
- the LOC123050516 gene encoding F-box/kelch-repeat protein At5g15710; this encodes MDVNMRELAARLTAAASAGARAAAAAARPTSPSRPRTRPRGLDEETCAATPAPSAAAAPPADVPMDADVWAALPDDLLLEVLARVPPFLLPRLRAVSRRWAATVPRGPAFLAAHAAAPSHGPCVLAFARGGPAPAHCAALSLPLRARYRLPLAFLPAWDLWLVGSSGGLVCFSGFDASSVFRTLVCNPLTQAWRVLPEMHHNQQRQLVLAVDRRLRSFKVIATSDVYGETLPTEVYDSKADRWSVHQMMPAENLCSSKMAFCDSRLYLETLSPLGLMMYRVDAGKWEHIPAKFPRSLLDGYLVAGARKRLFLVGRIGLYSTLQSMRIWELDHGRTVWVEISRMPPKYFRALLRLSAERFECFGQDNLICFTSWNQGRGLLYDVDKKAWSWIAGCASQLCNTQFCFYEPRFDTSIY